The following are from one region of the Dreissena polymorpha isolate Duluth1 chromosome 2, UMN_Dpol_1.0, whole genome shotgun sequence genome:
- the LOC127869594 gene encoding rho GTPase-activating protein gacJ-like translates to MHDSTTRPTRINDPSCTTLNKPPPRQLLNKPPPRQLLNKSPPRQLLNKPPPHHLKRKATDSLFLLAIVITLDSIKVFAESVSDVFQIRLYRNIFTDRRAMESLKTREFLVKDAIEPVGRWSTFHDSSLVLEEVASLLAIRSSYIPTIRKKDNIIFKAFCMANDDNARSLRSPSKISIHPEEITDTTSSSSTINKSLTTRLSTPVQESARAATPATPLFDELPAPAHLSPLPSCTSTLQVIPPATPNYAPPSPLQDDHQTPVPASPLQSNTLQDLPPATPNYAPPSPLQDDLQTPVPASPLQSNTLQDLPPATPTPLAQDKLYTIATPTPAANMYKPTPSAKLLRFKARSMLVDGNMPLFPSAKRDWATVEEESILLFPNLVWPPKNWRRLTPDQRLLVVEFASMSLTQTENNSSLLLPEGSFLIHNFHFLVLPGSACFPLDNKAKARLYTYQSLLDIANGKDQSPFANQTDLLKALTPLFKKSSTLLEKISQIPVRISVYDLLPSPSNLHRWGLQDHPKCQLCDKTGTMEHILSSCTTALTQGRYRWRHDSVLQELADKLERERTKKRPRQKPQMIQFVKEGQKAPKKLQPTSSV, encoded by the exons ATGCACGACTCAACGACCCGTCCTACACGAATCAACGACCCGTCCTGCACGACTCTCAACAAACCTCCCCCACGTCAACTCCTCAACAAACCTCCCCCACGTCAACTCCTCAACAAATCTCCCCCACGTCAACTCCTCAACAAACCTCCCCCACATCATCTTAAACGAAAAGCCACGGACTCGTTGTTCCTTCTGGCTATTGTCATAACTCTCGACTCCATCAAGGTATTCGCAGAATCTGTTTCTGATGTGTTCCAAATCCGTCTTTACAGGAACATCTTCACTGACCGCCGTGCCATGGAGTCTCTTAAGACGCGCGAATTCCTTGTTAAGGACGCCATCGAACCCGTCGGCCGGTGGTCAACTTTTCATGACAGTTCCCTTGTGTTAGAAGAAGTTGCCTCACTCCTTGCAATACGATCGTCATACATACCTACTATCAGAAAGAAGGATAACATAATCTTCAAGGCTTTCTGCATGGCTAATGATGACAATGCAAGATCCCTCCGGTCACCGTCTAAAATTTCTATTCACCCTGAGGAAATCACCGACACAACATCATCTTCATCCACTATCAACAAGTCACTTACAACTCGACTTTCAACACCAGTACAAGAATCTGCAAGAGCAGCTACCCCCGCTACACCATTATTCGACGAACTTCCTGCACCCGCCCATTTATCCCCGCTTCCTTCTTGCACTTCTACTCTTCAAGTTATTCCTCCAGCGACACCAAACTACGCTCCACCTTCACCCCTTCAAGATGATCACCAAACACCTGTTCCTGCTTCTCCTCTTCAATCCAACACACTTCAAGATCTTCCTCCAGCAACACCAAACTACGCTCCACCTTCACCCCTTCAAGATGATCTCCAAACCCCTGTTCCTGCTTCTCCTCTTCAATCCAACACTCTTCAAGATCTTCCTCCAGCGACACCCACTCCACTAGCCCAAGATAAGTTATATACAATTGCCACTCCCACTCCAGCTGCCAACATGTACAAACCTACTCCATCTGCAAAACTGCTTAGATTTAAAGCTCGATCCATGCTCGTTGATGGAAACATGCCTCTCTTCCCTTCAGCCAAGCGAGACTGGGCAACAGTTGAAGAAGAGTCCATACTTCTTTTTCCAAATCTTGTGTGGCCCCCCAAGAATTGGCGAAGACTCACCCCTGATCAGCGTCTTCTGGTTGTGGAATTCGCCAGCATGTCCCTTACACAGACTGAAAACAATTCTTCACTCCTTCTTCCAGAGGGATCGTTCTTGATACACAACTTCCACTTTCTTGTGCTCCCCGGCTCTGCATGCTTTCCCCTGGATAATAAGGCAAAGGCCCGACTCTACACTTATCAATCTCTTCTGGACATCGCGAATGGAAAGGACCAGTCCCCGTTTGCTAATCAGACAGATCTTCTGAAGGCTCTAACTCCTCTCTTCAAGAAGTCTTCAACGCTCCTGGAAAAAATCAGTCAAATTCCTGTtagaat ATCAGTCTATGACCTGCTACCGTCACCCTCAAACCTGCACAGATGGGGTCTACAGGACCACCCCAAGTGCCAATTGTGTGACAAGACAGGAACCATGGAACATATTCTGTCATCGTGTACCACAGCCCTCACCCAAGGACGCtacaggtggagacacgacaGTGTTCTTCAGGAACTCGCTGACAAGTTGGAGCGCGAGAGGACCAAGAAGAGGCCCAGACAGAAACCCCAAATGATTCAGTTCGTGAAGGAAGGACAAAAGGCGCCTAAAAAACTGCAGCCTACCAGTTCTGTATAA